A DNA window from Maribellus comscasis contains the following coding sequences:
- the kbl gene encoding glycine C-acetyltransferase encodes MYGKIKQDLQNTLEELKEQGLYKTERIITSSQSSEIKVVEEKTVLNFCANNYLGLANNPEVVKAAQDIMTDWGFGLSSVRFICGTQQIHKELEEKVSEFLGTEDTILYCAAFDANGGVFEPLLGPESAIISDELNHASIIDGVRLCKAQRFRYKHSNMMELEQCLVDSAAAQYRIVVTDGVFSMDGDMAKLPEIVALAEKYDALVMVDDSHATGYIGKTGRGTAEHFGLLGKIDIITTTFGKAMGGGNGGCTSGRKEIIEMLRQRSRPYLFSNTLAPATVGATLKVIDMLSESGDLPAKTMANATHFRTKMQAAGFDLVQGDTAIVPVMIYDAPLAVKFADELLKEGVYVIGFVYPVVPKEKARIRVQLSAAHSTEQIDNAVNAFIKVGKNLDII; translated from the coding sequence ATGTACGGAAAAATCAAACAAGATCTGCAAAATACACTGGAAGAATTAAAAGAACAAGGTTTATACAAAACTGAAAGAATCATTACATCTTCGCAAAGTTCAGAAATTAAAGTCGTTGAAGAAAAAACTGTATTAAACTTTTGTGCTAACAACTACCTTGGTTTAGCCAATAACCCTGAAGTGGTTAAAGCAGCACAGGATATAATGACCGACTGGGGTTTTGGTCTTTCTTCGGTTCGTTTTATATGTGGCACACAACAAATTCACAAAGAACTGGAAGAAAAAGTGTCCGAATTTCTGGGAACGGAAGATACAATTTTATACTGCGCCGCGTTTGATGCAAACGGCGGAGTTTTTGAGCCTCTGTTGGGACCTGAATCTGCCATTATTTCAGATGAACTAAACCACGCTTCTATTATCGATGGAGTCCGCCTATGTAAAGCGCAACGTTTCAGATACAAACATTCAAACATGATGGAACTGGAACAATGTTTGGTTGATTCTGCAGCTGCACAATATCGCATTGTGGTAACCGATGGTGTTTTTTCAATGGACGGCGATATGGCAAAACTACCGGAAATTGTTGCGCTGGCTGAAAAATATGATGCACTGGTAATGGTTGACGATTCGCATGCAACTGGTTACATTGGAAAAACGGGACGGGGAACAGCAGAACATTTTGGCTTGCTTGGCAAAATCGATATTATTACAACCACTTTTGGGAAAGCCATGGGGGGAGGAAACGGCGGTTGTACTTCGGGCAGAAAAGAAATCATAGAGATGTTGCGCCAACGCTCACGCCCCTACTTGTTCTCAAATACCCTTGCCCCTGCTACGGTTGGAGCTACGCTAAAAGTTATTGATATGCTTTCAGAATCAGGTGATCTACCTGCAAAAACCATGGCTAATGCAACACACTTCCGAACAAAAATGCAAGCCGCAGGTTTTGATTTGGTGCAAGGAGATACAGCAATTGTTCCGGTAATGATTTATGATGCTCCGCTGGCTGTTAAATTTGCTGATGAACTGCTAAAAGAGGGGGTTTATGTCATCGGTTTTGTTTATCCGGTTGTTCCGAAAGAAAAAGCCAGAATCAGGGTTCAACTGTCTGCTGCTCATTCAACAGAACAAATTGACAATGCAGTTAACGCATTTATCAAGGTTGGAAAAAATTTGGATATAATTTAA
- a CDS encoding MFS transporter, whose amino-acid sequence MNDQTKTSLPRNVWILTASQALILSVSSMVVFVGGLVGAQLAPLENLATLPVASIVVGTAVTIPPVTFLMNKIGRRRSFFIIGIYSVLVAFLASYAISASNFYLFCFSTFLFGATYSCVMQFRFASMESVSEELIPKAASMVLVGGIAAAFLGPEIALFGKDLLKVEFAGSFILLAGLFVIAMFFLTGFKNPIPRETANESLQRPLKEIFKQRVFWVSILSATIGYAVMSFIMTATPVSMHVMDGHSLSHTKWVIQSHIVAMFLPSLITAWIIKKLGLSKMMITGLVAYLICIAIAFAGKDLGNYWVSLILLGVGWNFLFIGATTLLPQCYKPSERFKVQAVNDFVIFGTQAVASLSAGWFIFAVGWKVLLLINLPFILALSVVILKWRTKKA is encoded by the coding sequence ATGAATGACCAAACAAAAACCAGTCTCCCGCGAAATGTATGGATTCTGACCGCTTCTCAGGCTTTAATTTTATCTGTAAGTTCAATGGTGGTATTTGTGGGGGGACTGGTAGGGGCTCAGCTTGCACCACTTGAAAATCTGGCAACATTACCTGTTGCAAGTATTGTTGTGGGGACTGCCGTTACAATTCCACCGGTTACTTTTTTAATGAACAAAATCGGACGACGGCGTTCATTTTTTATTATTGGCATATATTCGGTACTTGTAGCTTTTTTAGCCAGTTATGCTATTTCTGCCTCAAATTTCTATCTGTTTTGTTTTAGTACGTTTTTGTTTGGGGCAACTTATTCCTGTGTGATGCAATTCCGGTTTGCGTCAATGGAAAGTGTTTCAGAAGAGTTGATTCCAAAGGCCGCGTCGATGGTTTTGGTAGGAGGTATTGCTGCTGCATTTTTAGGGCCGGAAATTGCTCTTTTTGGCAAGGATTTATTAAAAGTAGAATTTGCTGGTTCGTTTATTTTATTGGCAGGATTATTTGTGATTGCGATGTTTTTTCTAACAGGTTTCAAAAATCCGATCCCTAGGGAAACAGCCAATGAAAGTCTGCAGCGGCCATTAAAGGAAATATTTAAACAACGCGTGTTTTGGGTTTCTATATTAAGTGCCACCATTGGATATGCTGTCATGAGTTTTATAATGACAGCCACTCCAGTTAGCATGCACGTTATGGATGGACATTCGCTTAGCCACACAAAATGGGTTATTCAAAGCCATATTGTAGCTATGTTTTTGCCCTCGTTAATTACAGCGTGGATCATCAAAAAACTGGGACTGTCTAAAATGATGATAACCGGATTGGTTGCGTATTTGATTTGTATAGCCATTGCATTTGCCGGAAAGGATTTAGGCAATTACTGGGTATCGCTTATTTTACTTGGTGTGGGCTGGAACTTTTTGTTTATCGGAGCAACAACTTTACTTCCGCAATGTTATAAACCCAGCGAGCGGTTTAAGGTGCAGGCGGTAAACGATTTTGTAATTTTTGGAACACAGGCAGTTGCTTCACTTTCTGCCGGTTGGTTTATATTTGCAGTGGGATGGAAGGTTTTGCTTTTGATTAACCTGCCGTTTATTTTGGCTCTTTCGGTGGTGATTTTAAAGTGGCGAACAAAAAAAGCTTAA
- a CDS encoding phosphoglycerate kinase — translation MQTISSYDFKGKKALIRVDFNVPLNENFEITDDTRMRAALPTIKKIIEGGGSPIIMSHLGRPKNGPEDKFSLKPLVAHLSELLDGATVKIAPDCIGEEVKKMADEIKPGEVLILENLRFYKEETAGDEEFAKKLAENGDCWVNDAFGTAHRAHASTAVIAKYFPNDKMFGYLIESEVESLDKVVKSPQRPLTAIMGGAKVSSKITIIENLLSKVDNLILGGGMTYTFVKANGGKVGDSICEDDFIETAKNIEKLAKEKGVKLIIATDVVAADAFSNDANTKICAANEIADGWQGLDAGPESVAQMKEVIENSGTILWNGPVGVFEMETYAAGTKAVGAAIVEATKKGAFSLVGGGDSVAAVNQFGIAPGVSYISTAGGALLEYLEGKVLPGVAAVRGE, via the coding sequence ATGCAAACTATTAGTAGCTACGATTTTAAAGGCAAAAAAGCCCTCATTCGTGTTGATTTTAATGTGCCGTTAAATGAGAATTTTGAAATTACTGACGACACCCGTATGCGGGCTGCACTTCCTACTATCAAAAAAATTATTGAAGGTGGTGGTTCTCCTATCATCATGTCCCACCTTGGCCGTCCGAAAAACGGACCGGAAGATAAATTCTCTTTAAAACCATTGGTTGCTCATTTGTCTGAATTACTTGATGGTGCAACTGTAAAAATTGCTCCGGATTGTATTGGCGAAGAAGTGAAAAAAATGGCTGACGAAATCAAACCGGGTGAAGTTTTGATTTTAGAAAACCTGCGTTTTTACAAAGAAGAAACCGCCGGTGACGAGGAATTTGCAAAAAAACTGGCTGAAAACGGCGACTGCTGGGTAAACGATGCTTTTGGAACGGCGCACCGTGCACACGCTTCTACAGCTGTTATCGCTAAATATTTTCCGAACGACAAAATGTTTGGTTACCTGATTGAAAGCGAAGTTGAAAGTTTGGATAAAGTGGTTAAAAGCCCGCAACGCCCGTTAACTGCAATTATGGGTGGTGCAAAAGTTTCTTCAAAAATTACCATCATCGAAAACTTGTTGAGCAAAGTTGACAACCTGATTTTAGGAGGTGGAATGACTTATACTTTTGTAAAAGCGAACGGCGGAAAAGTTGGTGATTCAATTTGCGAAGACGATTTTATTGAAACAGCAAAAAATATTGAAAAACTGGCCAAAGAAAAAGGCGTAAAACTGATTATTGCTACCGATGTAGTTGCTGCCGATGCATTTAGCAACGATGCTAACACAAAAATTTGTGCGGCCAACGAAATTGCTGACGGATGGCAAGGTTTGGATGCTGGTCCGGAAAGTGTTGCTCAAATGAAAGAAGTGATTGAAAATTCAGGAACAATTCTTTGGAACGGCCCGGTTGGTGTTTTCGAAATGGAAACATATGCTGCCGGAACAAAAGCGGTTGGTGCTGCTATTGTTGAAGCAACTAAAAAAGGTGCTTTTTCATTGGTTGGTGGCGGCGACTCGGTTGCGGCGGTTAACCAATTCGGAATTGCTCCCGGAGTATCATACATTTCAACTGCCGGTGGTGCATTGTTGGAATACCTCGAAGGAAAAGTTCTTCCCGGGGTTGCGGCTGTTCGTGGCGAATAG
- a CDS encoding C-GCAxxG-C-C family protein has product MTKKADLVSGLYPKFNCAQATFVLFAPELELDEKVALKIASGFGGGMACAETCGAVTGSYMVIGMKHGHTTSDPTDKAITKSKVIRFNELFREKHGALTCKVLTGFDISTPEGANAALEAEVFQKKCPEFIKTACTILEENF; this is encoded by the coding sequence ATGACAAAAAAAGCCGATCTGGTAAGTGGATTGTATCCAAAATTTAATTGCGCACAGGCAACGTTTGTTCTTTTTGCTCCTGAACTGGAACTGGATGAGAAAGTAGCTTTAAAAATTGCCAGTGGTTTTGGAGGAGGAATGGCTTGCGCAGAAACCTGTGGAGCTGTTACCGGTTCCTACATGGTTATTGGGATGAAACACGGACATACAACTTCAGATCCAACCGACAAAGCAATTACCAAATCTAAAGTTATAAGGTTTAACGAATTGTTTCGGGAGAAACATGGGGCATTAACCTGTAAAGTGCTAACAGGTTTTGATATTTCAACGCCCGAAGGAGCCAATGCCGCTCTTGAAGCCGAGGTATTTCAAAAAAAATGTCCTGAATTTATTAAAACAGCATGTACAATTTTGGAGGAGAATTTCTAA
- a CDS encoding YgaP family membrane protein gives MKYNVSTTDRLLRIILGLIIAILGVVFDSWWGLIGIIPLATGLFKVCLLYMPFNISTLKNKE, from the coding sequence ATGAAATATAATGTAAGTACAACAGATCGTTTATTAAGAATAATTCTTGGTTTAATTATTGCAATTTTAGGAGTTGTTTTTGACAGTTGGTGGGGATTAATAGGAATTATCCCACTGGCTACAGGCCTTTTTAAAGTTTGTCTATTGTATATGCCTTTTAACATTTCTACCCTTAAAAATAAAGAATAG
- the gltX gene encoding glutamate--tRNA ligase, with product MSNSKVRVRFAPSPTGPLHMGGVRTALFNYLFAKKNGGDFILRIEDTDQTRFVPGAEEYIIESLKWCGLNPLEGPGIGGDFGPYRQSERKELYKGYADQLVESGRAYIAFDTPEEIDTLRKEAEANKATFSYGIGTRENLNNSLNLSAEEVHKKLEAGDNYVIRFKMPEDLDVTEDDLIRGTVTFNTTKSLDDKVLFKSDGMPTYHLANVVDDHLMKITHVIRGEEWLPSMPLHVLLYKALGWEETKPRFAHLPLILKPVGKGKLSKRDGDKMGFPVFPLEWKDPKTGDISRGYREDGYFPEAFINLLALLGWNPGTEQEFFSIEELSEIFSLERVVKSGSRFDPEKAKWFNKHYFQQKTETELARLFKPVLTGKGVAASDEKIVRVVAEVKERCEFVSDLWEQSHFFFEAPESYDEKTVKKRWKEDTPGKLSAIAELFENIEDWKAESIKEPFSVFMNEKEWSFGAIMNPLRLCLVGGNLGPDLFVICEILGKEETISRIESAVKIISI from the coding sequence ATGAGCAATTCAAAAGTTCGGGTACGTTTTGCCCCAAGTCCAACTGGTCCACTGCACATGGGCGGAGTTAGAACCGCTTTATTTAATTACCTTTTTGCAAAAAAAAATGGCGGAGATTTTATCCTTCGTATTGAAGATACTGACCAAACCCGCTTTGTGCCGGGAGCGGAGGAATACATTATTGAGAGTTTGAAATGGTGCGGGTTGAATCCGTTGGAAGGCCCCGGAATTGGCGGTGATTTTGGACCATACAGGCAAAGCGAAAGAAAGGAGCTGTATAAAGGATATGCAGATCAACTGGTGGAATCGGGCCGGGCATATATTGCTTTTGATACTCCTGAAGAAATTGACACACTACGTAAGGAAGCCGAAGCAAATAAAGCAACTTTTTCCTACGGAATCGGAACACGCGAAAATCTCAATAATTCATTGAATTTATCTGCTGAAGAGGTTCATAAAAAACTAGAAGCAGGTGATAATTACGTTATCCGTTTTAAAATGCCGGAAGATTTGGATGTTACGGAAGACGATTTAATTCGTGGGACTGTGACGTTTAATACAACAAAAAGTCTCGACGACAAAGTGCTTTTTAAATCGGATGGAATGCCCACATACCACCTTGCCAATGTGGTTGATGACCATTTGATGAAAATTACACATGTTATTCGTGGAGAAGAGTGGCTGCCTTCGATGCCGCTGCATGTGCTGTTATATAAAGCACTGGGCTGGGAAGAAACCAAACCCCGGTTTGCGCATTTACCGCTTATTTTAAAGCCGGTTGGCAAAGGGAAACTAAGTAAACGCGATGGCGATAAGATGGGATTTCCTGTTTTTCCACTGGAGTGGAAAGACCCGAAAACCGGAGATATTTCCCGAGGTTATCGCGAGGATGGTTATTTCCCCGAAGCTTTTATCAATTTGCTGGCTTTATTAGGATGGAATCCCGGAACCGAGCAGGAATTCTTTTCGATCGAAGAATTATCTGAAATTTTTAGTCTGGAACGTGTGGTGAAATCGGGTTCGCGTTTTGATCCTGAAAAGGCCAAGTGGTTTAACAAACATTATTTTCAGCAAAAAACAGAAACGGAATTAGCCCGGCTTTTTAAACCGGTTTTGACGGGCAAGGGTGTTGCTGCAAGCGATGAAAAAATTGTACGTGTTGTAGCTGAAGTAAAAGAACGTTGTGAGTTTGTTTCTGATTTGTGGGAGCAAAGTCATTTCTTTTTTGAAGCACCTGAATCTTACGATGAAAAAACTGTAAAAAAACGCTGGAAAGAAGATACGCCCGGGAAACTTTCTGCTATTGCCGAGCTTTTTGAAAATATAGAAGATTGGAAAGCAGAGTCGATTAAAGAACCATTTTCCGTTTTTATGAATGAAAAAGAGTGGAGCTTCGGGGCAATCATGAATCCGCTTCGTTTGTGCCTGGTTGGTGGAAACCTGGGGCCCGATTTATTTGTAATCTGCGAAATACTGGGCAAAGAAGAAACCATTTCCAGAATAGAATCAGCAGTTAAAATTATCTCAATTTGA
- a CDS encoding beta-mannosidase — protein MNVRNLIIVLTTIIFMSVLACDSKKSNKKIQTELDKDWFFRQSGATEWLSATVPGTVHTDLMAHGKIEDPFYRLNEHDVQWIDKADWEYKTTFTADEDLLARDKIELDFKGLDTYADVFVNGKQVLEADNMFREWTADMKDAIREGENELLIILRSPIVEGIKKYDAQGYEIPVSDNDLAEIGQVEDGKKVSVYTRKAGYHFGWDWGPRLVTSGIWRPVYIRAWDLAKIENLQIVQNDVTEELAAFTAVFEITALENQTATLFVKSDSLQLASSQVQLKAGTNKYSVDFQIENPKLWWTNGLGDPHLYNISANVKIEDLNLAETTRIGIRTLELVREEDEDGKSFYFKLNGHPVFMKGANYIPNDVFLPRVSDENYQKVVETARQSNCNMLRIWGGGIYENDIFYDLCDEAGILLWQDFMFACAMFPGDEAFLDNVKQEAVDNVKRLRNHPSIALWCGNNEILAAWKGWGWEKAERAKSEENADKIWQSYVDIFHKVLPDVVKEYDPQRSYWGSSPSSGLGIPADLVNGDEHYWGVWWGKEPFETYATHLARFMSEYGFQSFPEMASVEKYALPEDYDIFSEVMKSHQRSSIGNGTIEYYMNQEYNTPKDFESFLYVNHVLQAEGIKFGLEGHRRAMPYCMGSLYWQINDVWPVASWSSTDYYQKWKALQYYVKKGFEPVLVSPYIDGAKFRVGIVNDRLQPVNAELYLRLMDFDGQVIWEEASLVEIPANSSDDYFDVNRWEFTYRKSLQNLVFSAELRENGEIISKNNFYFRPYKELRVPTPKIEYALEKDDDGYTIDLKTDKLAKNIYLQIGNEEGFFSDNYFDLLPMESVGIHLKTNISEARLNEVLTIRTLESAF, from the coding sequence ATGAATGTCAGAAATTTAATTATCGTTTTAACCACCATAATATTTATGTCAGTTTTGGCTTGTGATTCCAAAAAATCCAACAAAAAAATTCAAACGGAATTGGATAAAGACTGGTTTTTTCGTCAAAGTGGAGCAACTGAGTGGTTATCGGCTACTGTCCCGGGAACGGTTCATACCGACTTGATGGCGCACGGGAAAATAGAAGACCCGTTTTACCGGTTAAATGAACACGACGTTCAATGGATTGACAAAGCAGATTGGGAGTACAAGACCACTTTTACTGCCGATGAAGATTTGCTGGCGAGAGATAAAATAGAACTTGATTTTAAGGGCTTAGATACTTATGCTGACGTTTTTGTCAATGGTAAACAGGTTTTGGAGGCTGACAATATGTTCAGGGAATGGACAGCGGACATGAAAGACGCGATACGGGAAGGTGAAAATGAGTTGCTTATTATTCTTCGTTCTCCTATAGTTGAGGGCATAAAAAAATACGACGCACAGGGTTATGAAATCCCGGTTTCCGACAACGATTTAGCTGAAATCGGACAGGTGGAAGATGGAAAGAAGGTAAGTGTGTATACGCGCAAGGCCGGATATCATTTTGGCTGGGACTGGGGGCCTCGACTGGTGACCAGCGGAATATGGCGTCCGGTTTATATTAGAGCCTGGGATTTGGCGAAAATTGAAAACCTTCAGATTGTTCAAAATGATGTAACGGAAGAGCTTGCAGCTTTTACAGCCGTGTTTGAAATTACAGCGCTTGAAAATCAAACAGCAACCCTTTTTGTAAAAAGCGATAGTCTGCAGTTGGCTTCTTCACAGGTTCAGTTAAAAGCCGGAACAAACAAATATTCGGTTGACTTTCAAATTGAAAATCCTAAACTTTGGTGGACCAACGGTTTGGGCGACCCTCATTTATATAATATTTCAGCGAATGTTAAAATAGAGGATCTCAACCTTGCTGAGACTACGCGGATTGGTATTCGAACTCTCGAATTGGTTAGAGAAGAGGACGAGGATGGCAAATCATTTTATTTCAAATTGAATGGACATCCTGTTTTTATGAAAGGTGCCAATTATATTCCCAACGATGTTTTTTTGCCACGGGTAAGTGATGAGAATTATCAAAAGGTTGTTGAAACAGCCAGACAGTCAAATTGTAATATGTTGCGTATTTGGGGCGGTGGCATTTACGAGAATGATATTTTTTATGATCTGTGTGATGAAGCCGGCATACTTTTGTGGCAGGACTTTATGTTTGCCTGTGCGATGTTTCCGGGCGATGAAGCGTTTTTAGACAACGTAAAACAGGAAGCTGTAGATAATGTAAAGCGTTTACGGAATCACCCAAGTATTGCTTTATGGTGTGGAAATAACGAAATTCTTGCAGCCTGGAAAGGCTGGGGGTGGGAAAAGGCAGAGCGAGCCAAAAGTGAAGAAAATGCCGACAAAATCTGGCAATCTTATGTCGATATTTTCCATAAAGTTTTACCTGATGTAGTAAAAGAATATGACCCGCAAAGGAGTTACTGGGGATCAAGCCCCTCTTCGGGCCTGGGCATTCCAGCCGATTTGGTAAACGGAGACGAACATTACTGGGGCGTTTGGTGGGGGAAAGAGCCATTTGAAACCTATGCAACTCATTTAGCCCGGTTTATGAGTGAATATGGTTTTCAATCGTTTCCCGAAATGGCATCGGTTGAGAAATACGCGCTTCCGGAAGACTATGATATTTTTTCAGAAGTAATGAAATCTCACCAGCGTTCTTCCATTGGTAACGGGACAATCGAATATTACATGAACCAGGAATACAATACTCCAAAAGATTTTGAGTCGTTTTTGTATGTTAATCATGTTTTGCAGGCCGAAGGGATTAAATTTGGATTGGAAGGACACCGCCGGGCGATGCCTTATTGTATGGGAAGTTTGTATTGGCAAATTAACGATGTGTGGCCGGTAGCATCATGGAGTTCAACCGATTATTACCAAAAATGGAAGGCCTTACAGTATTATGTAAAAAAAGGTTTTGAACCGGTTTTGGTTAGTCCGTATATTGATGGGGCAAAATTCAGGGTAGGAATTGTGAACGACAGATTACAACCGGTTAATGCTGAGCTCTACTTGAGGTTGATGGATTTTGACGGACAGGTAATTTGGGAAGAAGCTTCACTGGTCGAAATTCCGGCCAATTCAAGCGATGACTATTTTGATGTTAACCGATGGGAGTTTACCTACAGAAAGAGTCTGCAAAACCTGGTATTTTCAGCAGAATTGAGAGAAAATGGAGAGATAATATCAAAAAACAATTTCTATTTCAGGCCATACAAGGAATTGAGGGTTCCAACACCAAAAATTGAATATGCCCTGGAAAAAGATGACGATGGCTATACAATTGATTTGAAAACGGACAAACTGGCTAAAAATATTTATCTGCAAATTGGAAATGAAGAAGGATTTTTCTCTGATAATTATTTTGATCTGCTGCCGATGGAGAGTGTGGGAATCCATTTGAAAACCAACATTTCGGAGGCCCGTTTAAATGAAGTGTTGACAATAAGAACACTGGAAAGTGCCTTTTAA
- a CDS encoding ATP-binding protein, with protein MMIRRRIINNINESLAYFPVVSIIGPRQVGKTTLAKQIITEIQTPSIYLDLERTSDIFKLDNAELFLSQHKDKLVVIDEVQLKKDLYPLLRSLVDEANKPGQFLLLGSASPELIRHSSESLAGRIAYHQLYPIDMLESPDTISQNDLWLRGGFPKALLAKSEDRAQQWLANFISTYLNRDLLQLGLNASPNVIRNLWSMMGHLNGQLLNATAIGKSLGLSTPTVKKYIDFLEEAFLLKSLHPFSWNMQKRLVKSPKIYLTDTGILHQLLGISDFTDLAGNPIIGSSWESFVINQILALKKNKIDIYFYRTHHGAEVDLVFTKGLNVVATAEIKYSNSPHLTKGNFFAFDDLNAPVNYVITPSSDDYLIKNNVRVCSLRTFIFKYFPLL; from the coding sequence ATGATGATTAGAAGGAGAATTATTAACAATATAAATGAATCATTAGCTTATTTTCCGGTAGTTTCGATAATAGGCCCCAGGCAGGTAGGAAAAACAACGCTGGCCAAACAAATCATAACAGAAATTCAAACTCCTTCAATTTATCTGGATTTAGAACGAACTTCAGATATCTTTAAACTAGATAATGCGGAACTTTTTCTGTCACAACACAAAGACAAATTAGTAGTAATTGATGAAGTTCAACTTAAGAAAGATTTATATCCTTTGCTGCGCTCTCTGGTTGACGAAGCCAACAAACCTGGTCAGTTTTTGTTGCTTGGCTCTGCTTCACCTGAATTAATCAGGCACTCATCAGAATCTTTGGCCGGAAGAATTGCTTATCATCAATTATATCCTATCGACATGCTTGAATCGCCTGACACTATTTCACAAAATGATTTGTGGCTTAGAGGTGGATTTCCAAAGGCTTTATTGGCAAAAAGCGAGGACCGCGCTCAACAATGGCTGGCCAATTTTATCAGCACCTATTTGAATCGGGATTTGTTACAGTTGGGCTTAAATGCTTCACCAAACGTAATTCGTAACCTTTGGTCTATGATGGGCCATTTAAATGGACAGTTGCTAAATGCAACAGCAATCGGAAAATCTCTGGGATTAAGTACGCCAACAGTTAAAAAATATATCGACTTCCTCGAAGAAGCATTTTTGTTAAAAAGCCTGCACCCGTTTTCATGGAACATGCAGAAAAGATTGGTAAAATCACCTAAAATTTACCTTACAGACACTGGAATCTTACATCAGTTGCTTGGGATATCGGATTTTACAGATCTGGCTGGAAATCCGATTATTGGCAGTTCATGGGAATCGTTTGTAATAAATCAAATTCTCGCATTGAAAAAGAATAAAATTGATATCTATTTTTATCGTACACATCACGGGGCAGAAGTGGATCTGGTATTTACCAAAGGCTTAAATGTAGTTGCAACTGCCGAAATAAAATATTCAAACTCACCACATCTCACAAAAGGAAATTTTTTTGCATTTGACGATTTAAATGCACCAGTAAATTATGTGATTACGCCGTCATCTGACGATTATTTGATTAAAAATAATGTCAGGGTCTGTTCGTTGAGAACTTTTATTTTTAAATATTTTCCTTTACTCTGA